One stretch of Brettanomyces nanus chromosome 4, complete sequence DNA includes these proteins:
- a CDS encoding uncharacterized protein (BUSCO:EOG09343VFP), translating into MTDHKFLDDDLASYLDQLSQAPQEALTPSVATASPNRSHVDSGNAAATDRELDVLFDFVSSMYEGKSKTGDTPQQERHEQQQQLQQLQQQQQLQQQQQLQQQLQQQQPQSLRHEQQREQQRLQQQLQQLQQRDDRQHHSQKHPQSTMSSSFTPQIQIDTPVTTSNTDRSQEDGVSVFISQAELLTPFQGDQFLHPNDIANTYSDLSASSSPYLSATESSYAEDEDHNPAFAALQMQMSKDDSDAVFSHTIENLSLDTPSADLQDDVQSMMHMTQPLTESNLQQQQQAQEQKPKQSPHKQKQQQAYQISQKDLLQSPYADTNVIENPEKVAAKTPSLFSRSPSRCSSSSNNIIPEGPTIQVEDISGHINVASNNGTVGSTMSPRFMVTDQTDNQEQANDEKIQESYSYLTLPEDAIHNSMRLGRQRRNSGSSTGSRSGSRSGSRSGSQSGSGSRSRSESTSRSSRHSNYEKSLYENGQATHKIAASGTKKSQKNPALYACSICDKMFTRPYNLKSHLRTHTNERPYVCSICGKAFARQHDKKRHEDLHTGEKRFQCRGTLADGATVWGCGKRFARTDALRRHFQTESGKECIGPFLEEIEHDKRPRVELESTAGAFDPIAAAMQNAQTFLKSNQR; encoded by the coding sequence ATGACAGACCATAAGTTTTTGGATGACGATTTAGCCAGTTATTTGGATCAACTTTCGCAGGCTCCTCAGGAGGCTCTGACGCCGTCAGTCGCAACGGCGTCACCAAACCGTTCTCATGTTGATTCGGGTAATGCAGCTGCCACAGATAGAGAACTTGATGTactttttgattttgtgAGTTCAATGTATGAGGGCAAATCGAAGACTGGTGACACCCCTCAACAGGAGAGACATgagcaacagcaacaactGCAGCAACtgcaacaacaacagcaactgcaacaacaacagcaacttCAGCAACAActgcagcagcaacagccaCAAAGTCTGCGACATGAACAACAGCGGGAACAACAGCGACTGCAGCAACAACTACAACAACTGCAGCAACGTGATGATCGTCAGCACCATTCCCAGAAGCATCCGCAGTCAACAATGTCATCCTCTTTTACTCCCCAAATTCAAATAGATACCCCTGTTACCACCAGTAATACTGACCGGAGTCAAGAGGACGGAGTCTCGGTGTTTATTAGTCAGGCTGAACTTCTGACACCGTTTCAAGGGGAccagtttcttcatccgAACGATATCGCTAACACTTATTCGGACCTATCAGCGTCTTCATCGCCATATTTATCAGCCACAGAGTCTTCTTATGCAGAAGACGAAGACCACAATCCTGCTTTCGCCGCTCTTCAAATGCAGATGTCTAAAGATGACTCTGATGCTGTGTTTTCTCATACCATCGAGAATCTTTCCCTAGACACTCCTTCTGCAGATCTTCAGGATGATGTTCAGTCGATGATGCATATGACTCAACCGTTGACCGAGAGTAATCtccaacaacagcaacaggCTCAAGAACAGAAGCCCAAACAGTCACCTCATAAGcaaaaacagcagcaggCATACCAAATTTCGCaaaaagatcttcttcaatcacCGTACGCTGATACTAACGTGATAGAGAACCCGGAAAAGGTGGCTGCCAAGACACCGTCTCTCTTTTCGAGATCTCCGTCTAGATGCTCATCTTCTAGTAATAATATTATTCCGGAGGGTCCTACGATTCAGGTGGAAGATATTTCTGGACATATTAATGTGGCTAGTAATAATGGCACTGTGGGCTCCACAATGAGCCCCAGATTCATGGTGACAGACCAGACAGATAATCAAGAACAAGCAaatgatgagaagattcaagaaagcTACTCTTATTTAACATTACCAGAAGATGCCATTCACAATTCGATGAGATTAGGTAGACAGAGGCGAAATTCGGGGTCTTCTACAGGTTCACGGTCTGGATCACGGTCTGGATCACGGTCTGGATCACAGTCTGGATCAGGATCAAGATCAAGGTCGGAATCAACCTCTAGGTCAAGTAGGCATTCAAATTATGAAAAGTCATTGTATGAGAATGGCCAGGCTACACATAAGATAGCTGCTTCCGGGACCAAGAAAAGTCAGAAAAACCCAGCTTTGTATGCATGTTCTATTTGTGATAAGATGTTTACTCGACCGTACAATTTGAAATCACATTTACGAACGCACACTAATGAAAGGCCATACGTGTGCTCTATATGTGGTAAAGCTTTTGCTAGACAGCACGATAAAAAGAGACACGAGGATTTACATACAGGAGAAAAGAGGTTCCAGTGTAGAGGTACATTGGCAGATGGAGCCACTGTGTGGGGCTGTGGTAAGAGATTTGCCAGAACAGATGCATTGCGACGCCATTTCCAAACTGAGTCTGGGAAGGAATGCATTGGGCCTTTCTTGGAGGAGATCGAACACGACAAGCGCCCCCGGGTCGAACTAGAGAGCACAGCCGGGGCATTTGATCCAATCGCTGCTGCAATGCAGAACGCACAAACGTTTCTGAAGAGTAATCAACGATGA
- a CDS encoding uncharacterized protein (EggNog:ENOG41) — protein sequence MIIWLLPTVRAKQDTGYIPKLHTKNFDNVQNVFYFDDSPVLLLQDFQSVFQSNDNGVTWDTVELFSQDNDNTIPISIRQIDLDNQLGFAFTQSKRHYYTKDQGKSWKHFEIDEEGYTSATVSVNYDKHDYMLFSFRRCPEVLSVDVLSSECNDTFYYSKDGLATKPVRLDINGLSGCTFARTNADFHVADSELMVCTKRDFDDNGFPLKSEIVASKDFFNTILVPQSDALADAYVADIKVINSFMVAVVQKDRYDNNGMVDLYVSKDGVSFRKSFFDKQLRSWAFTLLPSTKNSLHVALRGVSNPYDFQSSTDVYRSDSQGMYFKKIISNVDGFGGGLEMIRKIQGIDGAWIAMTEGDAKADDGQRKPQNSGFARSKITLNDGDTWSYLKPLNDTNCLGDKDCSVNLMWFEERAGNGEIVSGPTPGILMGVGATGNTLPRSMNDLKTFISRDGGLSWSKVCDGPSVFTFADFGNIAIITKLNLEGFPASLEEGSTGSILFSLDQGSTWKEVDIGVSLVPDYLITAKDGTARQALLVGITPQTMTYVAITIDFDDAFSEECEKNDFEEWYARRDPQTNEPICVDGHREKYNRRKQNSKCFASKLYKDIQVIEEPCKCGLEDTECDFGFRMNTGGECDPISTVMAEDFCKGKNRKRKISLTSRRMIPDDPCSGGYKVPKNDYIVDCQVMNELAEVEKISVKFTDLDEKIIYYFYLERDPANSGVPDETLLVITETMRIYVSYDGGYSFVVPNDLMGLEGRVVSVFTNPYFPNDVYIAAQSGEVYYSNDRAVTFRSFHSPYVAGSDTKYEMSFSKSNSTKFIWYALSDCDSMGNCKSSVALTEDNGQSFVHMVDNARKCHFSDSIFSTENYNVKDNLIICEQKQEGNPYYNLIGSKNNFFSAPEIILKGIIGSTSSGEFLIVAKVNDDSSLTAFVSVDGYNFAEAKFPHNIEVTKQTAYTILNVNSKQIFMHVTTSSEYDLEFGALLKSNYNGTSYVTSLRNVNRNRAAYVDFESVQAPEGISLLNIVSNADKVKEDHVEKRLKTMITFNDGASWNSLESPSADSEGKMYACKKCSLNLHSYTERLDPSRDTYSSGSALGMLFGIGNVGEYLAPMNDDTTALFFTKDAGVTWKEIRKGQYMWEFGDQGTILVIAKSAETTNTVSYSLDQGQTWKDYEFAEKKYMISDLSTVPSDTARRFMLLAEDERGSEKVISLDFSRVYNRQCKLDLDHRTQMRDFDYWSPRYPHQEDKCLFGHESQYLRRSADVDDCFIGAAPLSKGYKHMKNCSCSRNDFECDYNFETAADGTCRLIKGLSSKDNSEICNRDDKVLEYWEPTGYRKVPLSTCEGGLELDKWASHPCPGKENDYKKEHHNGIRGFALFMVITLPLLAFLVSVAFVYDKGIRRNGGFQRFGEIRLDDDDNLHLVEENATDRVVNKIVRGGIYTFSFLTSTARKISTFFKRGVLGVRGENAGTISSLFNDRIVDNDEDSLFRYADEDDDAREIDSFLEHGLENDVGGDDQNYTDTPDDLEADADESAPTPLETDAEQSSSTHLGDDA from the exons ATGA TTATCTGGCTTCTACCTACTGTTCGCGCTAAGCAAGACACTGGATATATACCCAAGCTACATACTAAGAACTTCGATAATGTGCAGAACGTTTTCTATTTTGATGACTCCCCTGTACTACTACTTCAAGACTTTCAATCGGTTTTTCAATCTAATGACAATGGAGTAACATGGGATACTGTTGAACTTTTCTCACAAGATAATGATAACACCATTCCTATCTCTATTCGACAGATCGACTTGGATAACCAATTAGGATTTGCTTTCACCCAGTCCAAAAGGCATTACTACACAAAGGATCAGGGCAAATCTTGGAAACattttgaaattgatgaagagggCTACACTTCTGCCACTGTTAGTGTCAACTATGATAAGCATGATTATATGCTTTTTTCGTTCAGAAGATGCCCTGAGGTACTTTCCGTTGATGTACTAAGCTCAGAGTGTAACGATACGTTCTACTATTCGAAAGATGGATTGGCTACGAAACCTGTTCGTCTTGATATCAACGGTTTATCTGGCTGTACCTTTGCTCGAACAAATGCCGACTTCCATGTTGCCGACAGCGAACTCATGGTATGTACCAAACGTGACTTTGACGATAATGGCTTCCCATTAAAGAGTGAAATTGTTGCCTCTAAGGACTTTTTCAACACCATTCTAGTCCCACAGAGCGATGCTTTGGCAGATGCTTACGTGGCCGACATTAAAGTGATCAACTCCTTTATGGTCGCTGTTGTGCAGAAAGATAGGTACGATAACAATGGAATGGTTGACTTGTACGTCTCTAAAGACGGTGTTAGTTTCAggaaatctttctttgacaagCAACTCAGAAGCTGGGCATTTACACTACTTCCTTCCACCAAGAACTCACTTCATGTGGCCTTACGTGGTGTCTCCAATCCTTACGATTTCCAGTCCTCCACCGATGTTTATCGATCGGATTCCCAGGGCATGtacttcaagaagatcatcagTAATGTTGATGGCTTTGGCGGTGGATTGGAAATGATTAGGAAGATTCAAGGAATTGATGGTGCATGGATCGCTATGACTGAAGGTGACGCCAAAGCAGATGATGGCCAAAGAAAACCCCAAAATTCCGGTTTTGCTAGATCCAAGATTACTCTTAATGATGGTGATACCTGGTCTTATCTCAAACCTCTCAATGATACTAACTGTCTAGGCGATAAGGACTGCTCTGTCAATCTCATGTGGTTTGAGGAACGAGCTGGTAATGGTGAAATCGTATCTGGGCCGACTCCGGGCATTCTTATGGGTGTGGGCGCGACTGGAAACACCTTGCCACGTTCAATGAACGATTTGAAAACATTCATTTCTCGTGATGGAGGACTGTCTTGGAGCAAGGTATGCGATGGTCCATCCGTGTTTACCTTTGCAGATTTCGGTAACATTGCCATTATTACCAAGTTGAATTTGGAAGGATTCCCTGcatctttggaagaggGAAGTACCGGTAGTATTCTATTTTCTCTAGACCAGGGTTCCACTTGGAAAGAGGTTGATATAGGTGTTTCCTTAGTGCCCGATTATTTGATCACTGCTAAAGATGGTACCGCTCGCCAGGCTCTGTTGGTTGGCATCACGCCCCAAACCATGACATATGTAGCCATCACAATTGATTTCGACGATGCATTCAGCGAAGAATGCGAAAAGAACGATTTCGAAGAGTGGTATGCCAGACGTGATCCCCAGACCAATGAACCGATCTGTGTCGATGGCCATCGTGAAAAGTACAATAGAAGGAAGCAAAATTCTAAGTGTTTTGCAAGCAAGTTGTACAAAGATATCCAGGTCATAGAGGAGCCTTGTAAGTGCGGCCTCGAAGATACTGAATGCGATTTTGGCTTCCGAATGAATACAGGGGGAGAATGTGATCCTATTTCCACTGTAATGGCCGAGGACTTTTGCAAGGGtaagaacagaaagagaaaaattaGTCTTACTTCCAGAAGGATGATTCCCGATGATCCTTGTTCTGGTGGTTACAAGGTCCCTAAGAACGATTATATCGTGGACTGTCAAGTGATGAATGAATTGGCAGAGGTGGAGAAAATCAGCGTCAAATTCACagatttggatgagaagatCATCTACTACTTCTACTTGGAAAGAGATCCAGCGAACTCTGGTGTCCCAGATGAGACGCTATTGGTTATCACGGAAACCATGAGGATATATGTCTCTTATGATGGAGGATACTCATTCGTTGTTCCAAACGACTTGATGGGTCTTGAAGGAAGGGTTGTTAGTGTTTTCACCAATCCATATTTCCCTAATGATGTCTATATTGCCGCACAGTCGGGTGAAGTGTACTATTCCAACGATAGAGCTGTCACGTTCCGGAGCTTCCACTCCCCATATGTGGCTGGTAGTGACACAAAATATGAGATGTCTTTCAGCAAGAGTAATAGTACCAAATTTATTTGGTATGCTTTATCGGATTGTGACAGTATGGGAAATTGTAAATCGAGTGTGGCACTTACCGAAGACAATGGACAAAGCTTTGTTCACATGGTGGATAACGCACGAAAGTGCCATTTCTCTGACTCCATATTCAGTACGGAAAACTATAATGTTAAGGACAATCTCATTATTTGCGAGCAGAAACAAGAAGGTAACCCTTATTACAATCTCATCGGCAGTAAAAACAACTTTTTCTCGGCTCCGGAGATCATATTAAAGGGAATTATAGGCTCTACTTCCAGTGGAGAGTTCTTGATTGTGGCAAAAGTGAACGACGATAGCTCACTTACTGCCTTTGTGTCTGTAGATGGTTACAACTTTGCTGAAGCGAAATTCCCACACAATATTGAGGTCACTAAACAGACTGCCTATACCATTCTTAACGTGAACTCCAAGCAGATCTTTATGCACGTGACTACAAGTTCTGAATATGATTTAGAGTTTGGCGCTCTATTAAAGAGCAACTACAACGGCACTTCATATGTGACTTCTCTCAGAAACGTGAACCGGAATCGTGCAGCATACGTTGACTTTGAGAGTGTTCAGGCTCCAGAAGGAATATCCCTACTTAACATTGTTAGCAATGCAGACAAGGTCAAGGAGGATCATGTTGAAAAAAGGCTCAAGACCATGATTACCTTTAATGACGGGGCATCTTGGAATTCTCTTGAGTCACCATCTGCCGATTCTGAAGGTAAAATGTACGCGTGTAAAAAGTGCTCTTTGAACCTTCACTCATACACTGAAAGACTTGATCCTTCGAGAGATACGTACTCTTCTGGATCGGCTCTCGGAATGCTTTTCGGTATAGGAAACGTCGGTGAATATCTAGCCCCTATGAATGATGACACCACGGCTTTGTTTTTTACAAAAGATGCTGGTGTTACCTGGAAAGAAATTAGAAAGGGGCAGTATATGTGGGAGTTTGGTGATCAAGGTACCATTTTGGTCATTGCCAAGTCTGCAGAGACGACTAATACTGTCTCCTATTCGTTGGATCAAGGCCAGACTTGGAAAGATTATGAGTTTGCTGAAAAGAAGTATATGATTAGTGATTTATCAACGGTCCCGTCTGATACTGCGCGTAGATTTATGCTATTAGCAGAGGATGAGAGAGGTAGTGAAAAGGTGATCTCGCTTGACTTTTCTCGTGTTTACAATAGACAATGCAAGCTCGACCTCGATCACAGAACGCAAATGAGGGACTTTGACTACTGGTCTCCTCGCTATCCACACCAGGAAGACAAATGTCTTTTTGGTCATGAATCGCAATATTTGCGTAGGAGTgctgatgttgatgattgCTTTATAGGTGCCGCACCTTTAAGTAAGGGATACAAGCATATGAAGAACTGTTCATGCAGCCGAAACGACTTTGAATGCGATTATAACTTTGAAACGGCTGCAGATGGTACCTGCAGACTCATCAAGGgtctttcttcaaaggacAACTCAGAGATATGTAATAGAGACGATAAGGTTCTCGAGTACTGGGAACCAACCGGTTATAGGAAAGTTCCGTTAAGTACATGTGAGGGTGGATTGGAACTTGATAAATGGGCATCACATCCATGTCCTGGTAAGGAAAATGATTATAAGAAGGAGCATCATAATGGCATACGAGGATTCGCACTATTTATGGTGATAACTTTGCCATTGTTGGCATTCCTTGTCTCGGTGGCCTTCGTCTACGACAAAGGTATAAGACGGAACGGGGGCTTCCAAAGGTTTGGAGAGATTCGTCTtgacgacgacgacaaTTTACATCTTGTCGAAGAAAATGCTACCGATAGAGTGGTGAATAAGATCGTCCGAGGGGGAATTTATACGTTCAGTTTTCTGACGTCTACTGCTCGCAAAAtatccaccttcttcaaaagaggTGTGCTGGGAGTGAGAGGGGAGAACGCCGGTACCATTTCGTCATTGTTTAACGATAGAATCGTTGATAACGATGAAGATTCTCTCTTTAGATATGCGGACGAAGACGATGATGCTCGTGAAATTGATAGTTTCCTAGAGCATGGCTTGGAAAATGACGTGGGTGGTGATGATCAGAACTACACTGATACTCCTGACGACCTTGAAGCTGATGCGGACGAGTCTGCTCCAACACCTCTTGAAACGGATGCAGAGcagtcttcttctactcATCTCGGAGATGATGCTTAG
- a CDS encoding uncharacterized protein (EggNog:ENOG41), which produces MVFMILVIVILPRLSGVATYVTNPDYIQKRKDRDLTNISDRKQSEIPQSSSAYIPPDEDDSLGVTTATSEPASSQLRSIGSDVYQKVKEVKITGDDIPIKLSLANEEDLRQQVRRRDKASSAEDSVNSDPNKYDYDLDELITQESTKDRKDAIHEASDWTQV; this is translated from the coding sequence ATGGTCTTCATGATATTGGTGATCGTCATCCTTCCGCGACTCTCAGGAGTGGCTACTTATGTTACCAATCCAGATTATATACAGAAACGTAAGGATCGAGATCTCACCAATATTTCAGATAGAAAGCAGTCTGAAATACCCCAGAGTTCATCCGCCTACATTCCTCCTGATGAAGACGATAGCTTAGGTGTAACTACTGCCACTTCAGAACCCGCTAGTTCCCAACTAAGGTCGATAGGCTCCGATGTCTACCAGAAGGTCAAAGAAGTTAAGATCACCGGAGACGATATTCCGATAAAGCTAAGTTTGGCAAATGAGGAGGATCTTCGGCAACAAGTACGCAGAAGGGATAAAGCTTCATCTGCTGAGGATTCCGTAAATTCGGATCCTAACAAATACGACTACGATCTTGATGAGCTTATCACCCAAGAATCTACtaaagatagaaaagacGCCATACACGAAGCAAGTGATTGGACCCAAGTTTAG
- a CDS encoding uncharacterized protein (EggNog:ENOG41), which yields MGMFKIIGRTTLATGFFAAGFAMCAHTWPPSTDREPSQMSARNRETLALLNRVQKSEIFQKLINDSNYTMLMSSDLIPEAHRVNHVGLGLMNSPKHLAVGSLVFINTTAGKMYAFEKLDSNLVGTDGKIHNGVVSTLMDESLCFCGFPQLPSKRGVTARLSINYHVKIQPNSMVMLVAKVTESHGRKCVIKGHIETFPDTDDDHQAERIADGECILVQPKWFKYFNWVRLFEY from the coding sequence ATGGGAATGTTCAAGATCATTGGAAGAACAACACTTGCAACGGGATTCTTTGCGGCAGGGTTTGCCATGTGCGCACATACATGGCCTCCTTCCACGGACAGAGAGCCTAGTCAGATGTCTGCTCGTAATAGAGAGACTTTGGCACTTTTAAACCGAGTACAGAAGTCCGAGATAttccagaagttgattAATGACAGTAATTACACAATGCTAATGTCATCAGATTTGATTCCAGAAGCACACAGAGTGAACCATGTGGGGTTAGGTCTCATGAACTCCCCTAAGCATTTGGCTGTGGGTAGTCTTGTGTTCATCAATACTACAGCAGGTAAGATGTAtgcatttgaaaaattggattcAAATTTGGTAGGCACTGACGGAAAGATTCACAATGGAGTTGTGTCTACGTTGATGGATGAATCGCTTTGTTTCTGTGGATTTCCTCAACTACCATCCAAACGAGGTGTCACTGCTCGTCTCAGTATCAACTATCATGTTAAGATTCAGCCCAACTCCATGGTAATGCTTGTGGCCAAAGTTACAGAGTCCCATGGCCGGAAATGTGTCATCAAAGGACACATCGAAACATTTCCCGATACCGATGACGATCATCAGGCTGAAAGGATTGCCGATGGCGAATGCATTCTTGTTCAACCCAAATGGTTCAAGTATTTCAACTGGGTAAGGTTATTTGAATATTGA
- a CDS encoding uncharacterized protein (MEROPS:MER0000864), whose product MAGLGERLSSAISFYSTSTIRRPSSLNEPDYRAQYDRALKLGGFPGGLCNDGNTCFMNSVLQSLASSNEIVDFLQNYTDNKENASFSKSVTPFSDALLDLLSKLNAKHGNKTPTYKTKRLLKTMNYGPNKNLFLGYNQEDAQEFYQSLMKQVEKEYKITKEPSTKKLRQTSPEKGSEKVHDKFVDREPGMYKGLDNIGELGNIYVPAVQVDPDYPNVQEKVYPLNLITPVDGLLCERIGCTRCGETGGIRYSVTSGLGLTLPSLSKPQYRLDELLDDWIHPEMIDGVECNRCGLENMKEALEKKLVKFKQTNRDGKMDKLVNLAEQRILEITDELSMPIINDEDYDRMHTKNMVKKSTKIKQVYYSRPPALLCIHVNRSVFDPRTYMVRKNNARLIFPLKLNMTDYVALPDDINMDARLPFRKQDEKTSLRDETIANSNGAETLPSPSPSPSLSSSSSSSSSSSSSPNYEEDPFKQKISTSNPDTRLNYSLKSVISHFGTHNYGHYIAYRKFRQTWWRISDEIVRLSSEDEVLNSQGTFMLFYELSSRNDEKDEAAEKDTVSESLEIPNSSDENLMMSSDDNNDHQDSDYESSSDSDSYNGYTNDDDANRGS is encoded by the coding sequence ATGGCAGGATTGGGAGAAAGGTTATCTTCGGCGATTAGTTTTTATAGTACATCAACAATTCGAAGGCCTTCATCTTTGAATGAACCCGATTATAGGGCACAATATGATCGGGCCTTGAAACTGGGTGGATTTCCTGGTGGGTTATGCAATGATGGCAACACGTGCTTTATGAACTCGGTGTTACAGAGTCTTGCTTCGTCCAATGAGATTGTTGATTTTTTACAGAACTATACCGATAACAAGGAAAATGCGAGCTTTTCAAAAAGTGTGACACCGTTTTCTGATGCTCTTCTGGATTTACTAAGCAAGTTAAATGCCAAACATGGTAATAAGACTCCTACTTATAAGACTAAGAGGCTTCTTAAGACCATGAATTATGGTCCCAACAAGAATCTCTTTCTAGGATATAATCAAGAGGATGCTCAAGAGTTCTATCAAAGTTTAATGAAGCAGGTAGAAAAGGAGTACAAGATCACAAAAGAACCGAGTACTAAGAAGCTTCGACAGACGAGTCCCGAGAAAGGCAGCGAAAAGGTACACGATAAGTTTGTGGACCGTGAGCCTGGAATGTATAAAGGATTGGACAACATTGGGGAATTAGGCAACATCTATGTGCCGGCTGTTCAAGTTGATCCCGATTACCCTAATGTTCAGGAAAAGGTTTATCCACTGAACTTGATAACTCCTGTAGATGGACTTCTGTGTGAACGTATTGGATGTACAAGATGTGGAGAAACCGGTGGTATTAGATACTCTGTAACATCTGGCTTGGGATTAACTCTACCTTCACTTTCGAAGCCGCAATATCGACTTGACGAGCTCTTGGATGACTGGATTCATCCTGAGATGATTGACGGTGTCGAGTGTAATAGATGTGGATTGGAAAATATGAAGGAAGCTttagaaaagaaactgGTCAAGTTCAAGCAAACAAATagagatggaaagatgGATAAGCTCGTCAATTTAGCAGAACAACGAATTTTAGAGATAACTGACGAGTTATCAATGCCAATTATtaatgatgaagattatGATAGAATGCATACAAAGAACATGGTGAAGAAATCTACCAAAATTAAGCAGGTTTACTACTCTAGACCTCCTGCTTTACTTTGTATTCACGTGAATCGTTCTGTGTTTGATCCCAGAACTTATATGGTACGCAAAAATAACGCCAGGCTTATCTTTCCGTTGAAGTTAAACATGACTGATTATGTTGCTTTGcctgatgatatcaatatGGATGCCAGGTTACCGTTTAGAAAGCAAGATGAGAAGACGTCTTTGCGTGATGAGACGATTGCCAATTCGAATGGGGCCGAGACTTTGCCTTCGCCGTCACCGTCAccatcattatcatcatcgtcgtcatcatcatcatcatcatcatcttcacctaactatgaagaagatccttTCAAACAAAAAATCAGCACTTCTAACCCAGATACAAGGCTAAATTACTCTTTGAAGTCGGTGATCTCCCACTTTGGTACACACAATTATGGTCATTACATCGCTTATAGAAAGTTTAGGCAGACATGGTGGAGAATCAGTGATGAAATCGTTCGGTTATCCAGCGAGGATGAAGTTCTCAATTCTCAGGGAACGTTTATGCTTTTCTATGAGTTATCCAGTAGAAATGACgagaaagatgaagctGCTGAAAAAGATACAGTTTCGGAATCATTAGAGATTCCTAATTCTAGTGAtgaaaatttgatgatgtcCAGTGATGACAATAATGATCATCAAGACAGCGACTATGAGAGCAGCAGCGATAGTGATAGTTATAATGGTTACACTAATGATGACGACGCCAACAGAGGCTCATAG